Proteins from one Dermacentor variabilis isolate Ectoservices chromosome 1, ASM5094787v1, whole genome shotgun sequence genomic window:
- the LOC142560215 gene encoding dopamine receptor 2-like — translation MPALGEANGSWDSPAYSLLDLLNGANTSSVELEVLGNGTVLDIVRDANLSLLEESDANATAATVESAHVQHAALGVLLGFFCIATVFGNVLIMVSVAKEQYLHTVTNYFIASLATADCLVGAVVMPFSAIHEIMNKYWIFGQDLCDVWHSIDVLASTASILNLCVISLDRYWAITDPISYPCRMTQARATTLIAVVWVCSALISFPAIAWWRAVTKLPPAAFQCAFTDDVGYLVFSSTISFYAPLMVMVFTYYRIYKAAAEQTRNLKLGCKQVQSCNGEESTSVTLRIHRGGMLQTANNYKAVFATSNETFDRNNATGTSRNVKNFSLSRKLAKLAKERKAAKTLAIVMGVFILCWLPFFVTNILMGICGEACVMQPDLVFSTVTWLGWINSGMNPVIYACWSRDFRRAFANVLCCCCPGYFRKRQRRRDRLRRMIKEDASLRSHSIEEAVL, via the coding sequence ATGCCAGCCCTCGGAGAAGCGAACGGCTCGTGGGACAGCCCGGCGTACAGCCTGCTGGATTTACTCAATGGCGCCAACACGTCCTCCGTGGAGCTGGAAGTCCTGGGCAACGGAACGGTGCTGGATATCGTGCGTGACGCCAACCTCTCGCTGCTGGAGGAGAGCGACGCGAACGCGACTGCAGCGACCGTAGAGTCGGCCCACGTTCAGCATGCGGCCCTCGGAGTGCTGCTGGGATTTTTCTGTATCGCGACTGTGTTCGGTAACGTGCTTATTATGGTCTCTGTGGCCAAGGAGCAGTACCTGCACACCGTGACTAACTACTTTATCGCATCATTAGCGACGGCGGACTGTCTGGTGGGCGCCGTGGTCATGCCGTTTTCGGCGATCCACGAAATTATGAACAAGTATTGGATATTCGGCCAGGACCTGTGCGACGTCTGGCACTCCATCGACGTCCTGGCCAGCACCGCGTCCATCCTCAACCTCTGCGTCATATCGCTGGATCGCTATTGGGCCATCACCGATCCCATCAGCTACCCGTGCCGTATGACGCAGGCCAGGGCGACCACCCTGATCGCCGTCGTATGGGTCTGCTCCGCGCTCATCTCGTTTCCGGCCATCGCCTGGTGGCGTGCCGTGACCAAGCTGCCGCCTGCCGCTTTCCAGTGCGCCTTCACTGACGATGTGGGCTACCTGGTGTTCTCGTCGACCATATCCTTCTACGCGCCACTTATGGTCATGGTGTTTACGTACTACCGCATCTACAAAGCCGCCGCCGAGCAGACGCGAAATCTCAAGCTCGGCTGCAAGCAGGTGCAGTCTTGCAATGGCGAAGAATCGACCTCTGTGACTCTCAGAATCCACCGCGGGGGCATGCTGCAGACGGCCAACAACTACAAGGCAGTGTTTGCGACTTCTAACGAAACCTTCGACCGGAACAACGCGACTGGCACATCCAGAAAcgtcaagaacttctcgctgagCCGTAAGCTCGCCAAGCTTGCCAAAGAGCGGAAGGCTGCCAAGACGCTCGCCATTGTCATGGGAGTGTTCATCCTCTGTTGGCTGCCTTTTTTCGTCACTAATATCTTGATGGGTATTTGCGGTGAGGCATGCGTGATGCAGCCGGACCTCGTGTTCTCCACAGTCACCTGGCTTGGCTGGATTAACTCGGGCATGAACCCGGTAATCTACGCCTGCTGGAGCAGAGACTTTCGACGGGCTTTTGCGAACGTGCTTTGTTGCTGCTGCCCTGGCTACTTCCGCAAGCGGCAGCGTCGCCGCGACCGGCTTCGACGCATGATCAAGGAGGACGCCAGCCTGCGCTCGCATAGCATCGAGGAGGCTGTGCTATAG